The DNA region GATTCAATTCACTTTTTAGGAAAAAAAGAATTCACCACAGACGACGATCAAAACGGAGACATCTATTTTTACATGTTAGTAAAAAAACGAGATAAAAGAGAAGACAAGCGATTTTATTATGCTGCATTTTTAAAACCAAAACATCCAGACAGATTACAAACTAAAGTCTACTATAAATCTGGTTATAGTGGAGATTATATAGACCAAAATAAAGAAAACAAAGATCTTATTCAAGATGTATTAGACCTTGTAATACATAAAAACAGAAAACGATTAAAAAGTAGCGGTTACTAAAAAAAAGGATGCAATTTTGCATCCTTTTTTCACTTAGATTGAATGTATTTTTTTGGAGTAATACCGTATTTTTTCTTAAACGCTGCTATAAAATGACTAGCAGTACTATAGCCAACTTTTAAACCAACTTCGTTAACATTATGCGCACCACTTTCTAGTAACTTACGCGCAACTTCCATTTTGTAATCAAATAAAAAACTAAATACAGAATCGCCATAAATTTGTTTAAATCCTTCTTTAAGTTTTTTAAGTGGCAATCCAATGTCTTCAGATAATTCTTGTAGCGTTGGTGGCTCTGACATTTTCGCGATAATAATATCTTTTGCGCGCTTTATTTTTGCCACATTGGTTTCATCTACTAAAAACGGACATTGTTCTGTATCTGCATCTTCTGCCCTATTAAAATACAAGCTTAAAAGCTCGTAAGCCTTTCCTTTAAAATATAGATTCTTAATAGACGAATTCAAATTATAATTCACAATTTGATTTAAAGTAATAGCCATAGATGGCGAAATTTTTCCGTCTTTATAATATTTTTTATCGCGATTATCTTCACTTAAAAACGTTACATAATTGGCTTCTTGAGAAAATAAACTATGAAATTTTTCTATTGAAATTATCAACGTCACCAACCAACAATTAGGATTAACCTCTAAATGAATGGGTAAATCGCGTTCTGGATTATATAAAAGTAAAGAGCTTTCTTCTTTAATATCCAAACGGTAATTACCATTATTAAAAACAAAGGTACTTTCACCTTTTAAACAGAAATGAAATTGAATATAACTGCTATCAATGTAGCGTTCAATGACTTGATTTTCAGTAGATTCATTTTGATAAGATAACACAAAAACGTGATCGTCTACTTGCGTTTCTTCAAAAGAACCTTTAGCGACATTTTTATTAGAGGTTGAAAGTGACATAAATACAATTTTATTTAGAATGATTCTAAACAAAAACGTTCAAAACCATTGCTTTTACTACAAAAATATGACTTTTGTCATTGTTTTTAAAAAAACGCGGCTAAAAAACGCTAATCGATATTAAAAGTTCTTTCAGCGTTATTTTTTACTAGTCTTCCTGCATAAATTTGTAATCCTAAAAGTCCCAGTCAGGTAAACATGGAGCAATATCAAAAAACATTAGGCACATATTTTTATGCCTTAGGTTTAAGTTACAAAAAAGCAGATGCAGAAATTAGAGGTCATTTTAGTTTAGATGACAACTCTAAAACTGCACTATTACAGCAAGCTAAAGCTAATGGTGTAGAAAGCTTAATTGTAACATCTACCTGTAACAGAACCGAAATTTACGGTTTTGCGCAACATCCTTACCAATTAATCCAGTTGCTTTGTGACAATTCTAAAGGTAATATAGAAGAGTTTCAAAAATATGCTTACATCTATAAAGGTAACGATGCTGTATCGCATTTATTTAAAGTTGGCTCTGGTTTAGACAGTCAAATTTTAGGTGACTTTGAAATTATAGGACAACTTAAAAAAAGTGCGCTAGCCTCTAAAGAATATAATCTTTTAAATCCGTTTTTAGAACGATTACTTAACTCGGTAATACAAGCTAGCAAACGCATAAAGACAGAAACCGATATTTCTACAGGTGCAACAAGTGTGTCTTTTGCTTCTGTGCAATATATTCTTAATACAGTTGAAAACGTTTCAGATAAAAACATTCTTTTATTCGGAACAGGAAAAATTGGTCGTAATACGTGTGAAAATTTAGTAAAACACTCTAAAAATTCGCACATCACTTTAATTAACCGTACAAAAGATAAAGCCGAAGCTATTGCAGGAAAATTCAATCTAATAGTAAAAGATTATGCAAACCTTCAAGAAGAAATTAATAAAGCAGATATCTTAATTGTAGCTACAGGCGCACAAAACCCAACAGTTGATAAACACTTAATTCAGTCTAAAAAAGAGTTATTAATTTTAGATTTATCTATACCAAAAAATGTAGATAATAATGTAACTGAATTAGATCAAGTAAAATTAGTACACTTAGATCATTTATCACAAATCACTGACGAAACATTAGAACGCAGAAAACAACACATACCTTTAGCCGAGGCTATTATCGAAACCATAAAAAGTGATTTTGATGCTTGGATAGCTACAAGAAAATTTGCGCCAACAATTAAAGCTTTAAAACATAAATTATTAGATTTTAAAGCAGCCGAGTTAGATACACAACGCAAAAAAATAGCTAATTTTAATGAAGAACAAGCCGAATTGATTAGCAACAATATTATACAAAAGATTACAAATCACTTTGCGCATCACTTAAAAGATAATTTAACATCTACAGACGATAGTCTAGAACTTATAAAAAAAGTGTTTCAATTAGAAAACACCACAACAAATGTCTAAAACAATTAGAATAGGAACTCGTGATAGCGAGTTAGCATTATACCAAGCCAAAGTTGTCCAAAAATTATTAGAAGAAAAAGGTCATAAAACCATATTAGTACCTGTAAAATCTACAGGAGACATCGTTTTAGACAAACCACTTTACGAGCTTGGTATTACCGGGATTTTTACCAGAACTTTAGATATTGCAATGCTTAATAACGATGTAGACATTGCAGTACACTCTTTAAAAGATGTTCCTACTGTATTACCCAAAGGTATCGTACAAGCTGCAGTATTAAAACGCGGTAATATTCGTGACACATTGGTATTCAAAAAAAATGAAGAATTTTTAGCTTCAAAAAAAGGAACCATTGCAACAGGTAGCTTACGTAGACGTGCACAATGGTTAAACCGTTATCCTACACATAATGTAGTAGATTTAAGAGGTAATGTTAATACGCGCTTACAAAAGCTTGAAGATAACGATTGGGACGGAGCAATTTTTGCAGCAGCAGGAATAGGCAGACTTAACATTAGACCAGAAAACGCTGTAAACTTAGATTGGATGGTACCGGCACCAGCGCAAGGCGCTATTATGGTTGCTGGTTTAGAGGAAGATCAAGAATTATTAGATATACTATCGGAAATTAATCACGAAGAAACCGAAATTTGTACATCCATAGAGCGTAAGTTTTTAAATACTTTAGAAGGTGGTTGCACTGCTCCAATTGGTGGAAATGCTTACATAAAAGATGACGAAATTCACTTTCATGGCGTTTTATTAAGCAAAGACGGAACAAAAAAAGTTGAAGTAAAAAGAAGTAAACCATTAGGAGAGCATCATGATCTAGCTGTTTGGGCTGCCAATTACATAATAGATCGTGGCGGAAAACGATTAATGGATCAACTAAAAAACGAAGATAAAGAAGTAAATATTTACTCAACCAAATCGTTTACAGAAGATCAACGATTATTATTTAATGAAAAAGTTACAGCAGAAAGTAACGATTTTATAAAAATAAGCCTAAACCGTATTCATCCAAGATTTGTAAAAAACAAGATTGAAAACGTAGTTATTACTAGCAAAAATGCAGTCGAAGCCTTATTAACAAGCTTCTCTCCTATCGAGCTTCAATTTAAAAACATCTATTGCGTTGGAAGACGTACTAAAAAACTAATAGAAAAACGCATTGGAAAGGTTAAGCAAAGCGAAAAAAACGCAAAAAAACTAGCCAATTATTTAGTTGAATATATGGAAGGTACAGAAGTAACTTATTTCTGTAGCAACTTACGCTTAGACGATTTACCAAGCATTTTAGAAAACAACAATATTAAGGTAAACGAAATTGAAGCCTATCAAACAAAATACGATAGCTTAAAAATACCAGAATCTGTAGAAGGCGTAATGTTTTACAGTCCTTCAACAGTACAGAGTTATAAAAAAGAAAACGTTGCTAATGGTATTGCATTTTGTATTGGCGAAACTACAGCAAAAGAAGCAAGTAAACATTTTAAAGATGTACGTATTGCCAAAGTACCAACTGTAGAAAGCGTTATAGAACTAGTAAATGATTACTTCCTGCAAAAGCAGGAATCTTAATAATTAAATTAAGATAGCTGTCATTCCTGTATATGCAGGAATGCATAAAAAGAAATATAAATTAAATAGGTTCCTGCTTTCGCAGGAATGACAAAAATATGATTAAGAACGATTTATTTTTAAGAGCATTAAAAGGAGAAACCGTAGAACGTCCACCAGTTTGGATGATGCGTCAAGCAGGTCGTTACCTTCCAGAATTTATGGAAATTAAAGCCAAATACGATTTCTTTACACGTTGTCAAACACCAGAATTAGCAAGCGAAATTACCGTACAACCTATACGTCGTTACGGTATGGATGCAGCTATTTTATTTAGTGATATTTTAGTGATTCCTCAAGCTATGAATATTGAGGTACAAATGAAACCTAATTTTGGTCCCTATTTACCAAATCCAATACGCACACAACAAGATGTAGACAATGTAATTGTACCAGACGTTACAGAAGCATTAGACTACGTATATCAAGCCATAAAAGCAACCAAAGAAAAACTTAATGATGAGATTCCGTTAATAGGTTTTGCAGGTTCACCATGGACAATTTTATGCTACTGCGTACAAGGACAAGGCAGCAAAAACTTTGATAAAGCCAAAAAATTCTGTTTTACAAATCCAGTTGCAGCGCATCAAATGCTTCAAAAAATAACAGATACAACCATTGCCTACTTAAAAGAAAAAGTAAAAGCAGGTTGCAACGCTGTGCAAGTGTTTGATTCTTGGGGCGGAATGCTTTCTCCTGAAGATTATCAAGAATTTTCATGGAAATACATTCAACAAATTATAGATGCTTTAAAAGATGATGCTCCTGTAATTGCATTTGGTAAAGGTTGCTGGTTTGCGTTGGACGTTATGGCAAAATCTGGTGCATCTGCTTTAGGTGTAGACTGGACGTGTTCTCCTAAAAATGCACGTTATTTAACTGGCGGAAACATTACTTTACAAGGTAATTTTGATCCAACACGATTATATTCTTCACCAGAAAAAATTAAAACTATGGTGACAGATATGATTAACCAATTTGGAAAAGATAAATACATCGTTAATTTAGGTCATGGTATTTTACCAGACATACCTTTAGAAAACGCAAAAGCATTTATAGATGCTGTAAAAAACTATAAAGCTTAAAATTTTTAAGGCGTTACCTACTTTTTTAGTAACAACTAGTCATAAATTTAAACTAATAGATGTAAAAAAGTAGGTCGCGCTTTCGGCAGTCGCTTTTTATTTGCTTTTAGTAGCAAATAAAAGAGCTTCAACAAAGCCTCAATCGCTAACGTGTCAAGCAGAGCGTAGTCAAAGCACAACTTTTAAACTAAAGTTATGATAAAAAACATACTACAAGGGTTACAAGGTTATACAGGAGCTTTCGGCTTAATTTCAAAATTAAAACTCTGGAAATATTTTTTCGTTCCCATCATCATTAGCTTTGTAACAGCTTTAGTTATTGGTGTTTCGGCTTACGGATTATCAGATAATATTGGTAATTTTATCGCTAAAGTTTGGTTTTGGGATTGGGGAAAAGAGACCTTTACAACCATTTCATCTTTTATTGGTGGTTTTGTAGTTGTTGCTTTGGGCTTAATACTTTACAAGCATATTATTATGGCGCTTTCTGCACCTTTTATGAGTCCTGTATCAGAAAAAATTGAAGCACATTTAACAGGCATTCAACAACATCAACATCGTAATACATCGTTTTCAGAACAATTATCAAGAGGTATCAAAATAAACCTTAGAAATTTAACTAGAGAATTATTACTAACCCTACCAATATTATTAATTAGTTTTATTCCTGTAATAGGCATAATATCAAGTATATTACTATTTTTAACACAAGCCTATTACGCTGGTTTTGGTAATATGGATTACACCTTAGAAAGACATTTTAAGTATAACGAAAGTATAAGTTTTGTTAGACGTTATCGTGGTATTGCAATAGGTAATGGTATTGTTTTTATGTTACTACTTTTAATCCCTATTTTTGGTATCATACTCGTATTACCTTTGTCGGTTACTGCTGCGTCTTTAAAAACGGTACAAGTGATTAATGCCGAAAAATTAAGCCATTAAAATGAATTTAAGATTTGACAACTTTGAAATCAATCCAATCCATAACGGTGACGCTTGGAAATTATGTGATTTTATTGTAGCAAATCAAGATAGACTAAAACGCTATTTTCCTAAAACATTAGCTCAAAATTTAACTCCAACCTTATCTCAATTATTCGTAGATAAAAAGGTAAAACAGTTTTATAATAAAGAAGAATTTCTATTTACAATAAAACAATCTGAGTCAAGAGAATTAGCAGGTATAATCTATATAAAAGAGCTAAATTGGAACACAAAACAAGGGGAATATGCATACTGCATTGGTTATCCTTTTGAAGGAAAAAACATTACCTCTAAAGCGGTTAAATGTTTAAGCGAATTTGCATTTACCCAATTACAATTAAACACCTTACAAATTATAGTTCATAAAGATAATATTGGAAGCGTAAAAGTCGCTAAGAATACTAATTTTAAATGGATTAAAACTTTAAAAAACGAATTTACTCCAAATGGCGAAAAGCCATTAGATATGGAATTATATGAATTACATAATGAAACATAAATTTTACCAATACATACAAGACTTACAAAACACAATTACTGCTGGCTTAGAGGCTATAGACGGAAAAGCCAAATTTGAAGAAGATATTTGGGTTAGATCAGAAGGTGGCGGCGGACGTACACGCGTGATCCAAAACGGAAATGTGTTTGAAAAAGGCGGTGTAAATATTTCTGGTGTACACGGTAAATTACCAGATAGTATGCAAAAGTATTTTGGTGTAGAAGATGCCGATTTTTTTGCATGCGGTTTAAGTCTTGTTATTCACCCGAAAAGTCCAATGGTGCCAACGGTACATGCCAATTGGCGCTATTTTGAAATGTATGACCAAGATGGAAATATTGTAGACCAATGGTTTGGTGGCGGACAAGATTTAACGCCTTATTACCTTTTTGAGGAAGATGCTTCACATTTCCATCAAGTGTGTAAAACCGCTTGCGATAAACACAATCCAGAATTTTATCCAAAATACAAAGCACGTTGTGACGAGTATTTTCATAACACACATCGTAACGAAGCACGAGGTATTGGCGGATTATTTTTTGACTATTGCAAAGCAACAGAAGAAATGAGCATGGAAAACTGGTACGATTTTGTAACCGAAGTTGGCGATAGTTTCCTTGAAGCCTATCTTCCTATAGTTGAAAAACGTAAAGATTTACCATACACAAAAGCACAACGCGATTGGCAAGAAATACGTCGTGGTCGTTATGTAGAATTCAATTTAGTACATGATAAAGGCACATTGTTTGGTTTAAAAACTAACGGACGTATAGAAAGTATTTTAATGAGTCTTCCACCACATGTACAATGGGTTTACGATCATAATCCAGAAGACGGTAGTGACGAAGCTAAATTGTTAGACGTATTAAAAAACCCTAAAAACTGGGTATAACTTATGGATTGCTATTGCGGATCACAAAAATCCTATAAAGAGTGCTGCGAAATCTTTCATAAAAATGGAGGTAAAACAGAAACTGCTGAACAATTAATGCGTTCAAGATATTCTGCTTTTGTATTAGCAAATGGTGATTATCTAATGCAAACACATCATAAAAGTACAAGACCTACAAAAGACAAGAAAAATATCGAAAAATGGGCAAAATCTGTTCAGTGGATAAAATTAGAAGTATTAGAAAGTACTGTAGATACAGTAAAATTTAACGCATTCTTTTTTGAAAACGGAAAACCAGATGTTATCCATGAAAATTCTAAATTTGTAAAAGAAAATAACCATTGGTATTATCTAGGTTTTGCAAAATAAATCATTTAAGTAAATACTTAAAAAACACAATTACATGTATCCTTTAAGAAGAAACAGAAGACTAAGAACTAACGAGGCTATAAGAAGCTTAGTTAGAGAAACCATTATATCTCCAAACGATTTTTTAGTACCACTTTTTGTGGTAGAAGGTAAAGGCGTAAAAGAAGAAATTGCATCTATGCCAAACTATTATCGCTACAGTTTAGATTTATTAGAAAATGAAGTCAAAGAACTATGGAAGTTAGGCTTAAAGTCGGTATTACTATTTGTAAAAGTACCTGATAACTTAAAAGATAATAAAGGAACAGAAGCTTTAAATCCAGATGGACTAATGCAACGCGCCATTAAAACGGTAAAAAATGCCTGTCCAAACATGTTAGTAATGACAGATGTGGCTTTAGATCCATTTTCGTCTTACGGTCATGATGGTATTGTAGACAACGGACAAATTATTAATGATGATACTGCTGAAGTTTTAGCAGAAATGAGCGTCTCTCATGCAGAAGCAGGTGCCGATTTTGTAGCGCCAAGCGATATGATGGATGGACGTATTTTAACCATTCGTGAAGCATTAGAAGACGAAGGTTTTATCAACACAGGTATTATGAGTTATTCTGCTAAATATGCATCTGCATTTTATGGACCATTTCGTGATGCGTTAGACTCTGCTCCAGTAGATATGGTTGATGTACCAAAAGACAAAAAAACCTACCAAATGGATTATGCAAACCGTTTTGAAGCCATAAGAGAAACCGAAATGGATATAGACGAAGGTGCAGATATTGTTATGGTAAAACCAGGATTATGCTACCTAGATATTGTACGTGAGATTAAAAACGAAGTTGATGTTCCTGTAGCAGTTTATCAAGTCTCTGGTGAGTATGCCATGCTTAAAGCTGCTGCCGAAAAAGGTTGGCTAGATCATGACGCAGTAATGCTAGAGCAAGTTACAGCAATAAAACGTGCTGGCGCAGACATTATTGCCTCTTATTTTGCTAAAGATGTCGTTAAGATTATTAATCATAGTTAACTATTTAAATAAAAAATAAACATAGCTAGTCATCCTGAGCGCAGTCGAAGGATTGCTAAAGATGTTGTAAAATTATTATCGTAACTTAGCACAAACTAAAACCAAAAACAACCTATGGGATTACTCCTTTTTTACGCGTTTGTATCGATTTTCTTTTCGTTTTTATGCTCTATTTTAGAAGCTGTTTTACTTAGTATCACACCAACATTTATTAATGTTAAAAAACAAGAAGGTAAGCTTTATGCAGAAGATTTAGAGGCTTTAAAAAAAGATGTAGATCGTCCATTAATAGCTATTTTAACTTTAAATACTATTGCTCACACAGTTGGTGCCATATTGGTTGGTGTACAAGCAAAAGCTGCATATGCAGAACTTTTTGGTTCTGAAATAAAATCGTTTTTAGGCATTAAATTTACAGAAGATGTTATGGTTGGTGTAGTATCATCAATTATGACGGTTTTAATATTAGTAGCTTCAGAGATTATTCCAAAAACCATAGGCGCAACGTATTGGAAAAAGCTAGCTAACTTTACTACAAAAGCACTTCATATATTAATATTTCCGCTTAAATGGACAGGAATATTATGGATCTTACAACTTACCACAAAGTTAATTGGCGGTAAAGGTCATCATGGAAGCGTACTAAGTCGTGAAGATTTTCATGCAATGACAGATATGGCTCACGAAGAAGGTGTATTTCAAGAAAACGAAAGTAAAATCATAAAAAATCTTTTAACCTTTAAAGATGTAATGGCTAAAGATGTCATGACGCCAAGAACCGTTATGAAAACCGAAAGCGATGCCACATCTGTAGAAGACTTTTTTAATAAAAACCTAAACCTTCGTTTTTCAAGAATTCCTATTTATACCGATGCAGAAGACAACATTAAAGGATTAGTTTTAAAAGACGAAATCTTCAAGGAAATGGCTTTAGGTAATGGTACAAAAAAGCTAGCAGATTTAAGAAGAGATATTATTATTGTAGAAAGAAATTTACCAATACCAACACTTTTTGAAAAATTAGTAGAAACCAGAAACCACATGGCTTTAGTTGTTGACGAATACGGAAGTGTTAGTGGTTTGGTAACTATGGAAGACGTTATAGAAACGCTTTTAGGACTTGAAATTATGGACGAAAGTGATAACGTTTCTGATCTTCAACATTTAGCAAGAAAAAGTTGGGAAGCACGTGCTAAAAAACTAGGAATTATAGAAAACGAAAATTAATGGAAACCTGCTACATCAATTCGCCTTTAGGAGTCACTAAAATCGAAGGTGATGTAGATGGTATAATGTCTATTTCGGTATTAAATAATAATGAACTCGCCGAAACTAATGAAGGCGAAACCGATAGTTTGTCATTCCCACGAAAGTGGGAATCTCAAGAAAAACTAACCGATATCATTCCAGAAGTCTTACAAGACTGTGTTTATCAACTTAACGAGTATTTTGAGGGTAAACGACAAACCTTCAGTTTAAAATTAAATCCGCAAGGCACAGATTTTCAACAAAAAGTTTGGGACGCTTTGCAAACTATACCTTTCGGTACAACAACAACTTACCTTAAATTATCACAACAATTAGGCGATGTAAAAGCTATTAGAGCTGTTGCAAACGCCAATGGTAAAAATCCGCTATGGATTGTTATTCCGTGTCATCGCGTTATTGGCAGTGATGGAAGTTTAACAGGTTATGCTGGCGGATTGCACCGCAAACAATGGTTGTTAGAGCATGAAAGTCCATACAAACAACAAACTTTATTTTAATGTATAAAACAGCGACACAGATTTTAACCCGTTTTTTAAAACCTTCAACCATTTACAAATATGGTTTTAATTGGTCGCCAATGTATAGACGTACTACAGCAAAAATAATTTCTGTAAGTGATAATTTACATTACGTAAAAATCAAAATGTCTTTAAATTGGAAAAACCGAAATTATGCTGGTTCTATATTTGGAGGAAGCATGCTTGCAGCAACAGATCCAATTTATATGATTCAACTAATTCAAATACTTGGTAACGATTACGTTGTTTGGGATAAGGCTGTTACTGCACGATATAAACGACCAGGAAAAGGGACCATTTATGGCGAATTTATTTTTGATAAAAATGAAATCCTTGATTTAAAATCTCAACTAGAACAAACGCCTCAAGTAGATATTATAAAGACCATGCAATTAGTGAACGATAAAGGAGAAACAATTGCCGAATTTGATAAAACACTTTACATAGCTACAAAGACGTTTTATAAAGAAAAAATAGCGTCAAGAAACGCAAAAAAAGAAAACTAGCCATAATTTCATTATATTTAATTACCATAAACTAACTTAAAAATGAGATTGATTAAAAAAACTTTTAAAGTACTAATCATACTTTTTGCCCTAATAATCGCAACCCTTTACATAACAGATACAGACTATTTAATAAAAGCGGTAAGAACAATTTACCTTAGAGGTTATACTACAGCATTTTTGGACGATTATAAAAAATTTGATAATGCAACAATAGATATTAGCCAACCTCAACCATGGAAAAATCATAAAAATTACAATAGGGTAAAGCCAACAAATAAGTTAGAAACCACCAATAAAGATCTTGGTACAGTTGCTTATGTAATTATTAAAAATGATAGTATTTGGTTTGAAAAATATTATGATGGTTATAATGAAAACTCAAAATCA from Mesoflavibacter profundi includes:
- a CDS encoding AraC family transcriptional regulator, whose translation is MSLSTSNKNVAKGSFEETQVDDHVFVLSYQNESTENQVIERYIDSSYIQFHFCLKGESTFVFNNGNYRLDIKEESSLLLYNPERDLPIHLEVNPNCWLVTLIISIEKFHSLFSQEANYVTFLSEDNRDKKYYKDGKISPSMAITLNQIVNYNLNSSIKNLYFKGKAYELLSLYFNRAEDADTEQCPFLVDETNVAKIKRAKDIIIAKMSEPPTLQELSEDIGLPLKKLKEGFKQIYGDSVFSFLFDYKMEVARKLLESGAHNVNEVGLKVGYSTASHFIAAFKKKYGITPKKYIQSK
- the hemA gene encoding glutamyl-tRNA reductase, encoding MEQYQKTLGTYFYALGLSYKKADAEIRGHFSLDDNSKTALLQQAKANGVESLIVTSTCNRTEIYGFAQHPYQLIQLLCDNSKGNIEEFQKYAYIYKGNDAVSHLFKVGSGLDSQILGDFEIIGQLKKSALASKEYNLLNPFLERLLNSVIQASKRIKTETDISTGATSVSFASVQYILNTVENVSDKNILLFGTGKIGRNTCENLVKHSKNSHITLINRTKDKAEAIAGKFNLIVKDYANLQEEINKADILIVATGAQNPTVDKHLIQSKKELLILDLSIPKNVDNNVTELDQVKLVHLDHLSQITDETLERRKQHIPLAEAIIETIKSDFDAWIATRKFAPTIKALKHKLLDFKAAELDTQRKKIANFNEEQAELISNNIIQKITNHFAHHLKDNLTSTDDSLELIKKVFQLENTTTNV
- the hemC gene encoding hydroxymethylbilane synthase; the encoded protein is MSKTIRIGTRDSELALYQAKVVQKLLEEKGHKTILVPVKSTGDIVLDKPLYELGITGIFTRTLDIAMLNNDVDIAVHSLKDVPTVLPKGIVQAAVLKRGNIRDTLVFKKNEEFLASKKGTIATGSLRRRAQWLNRYPTHNVVDLRGNVNTRLQKLEDNDWDGAIFAAAGIGRLNIRPENAVNLDWMVPAPAQGAIMVAGLEEDQELLDILSEINHEETEICTSIERKFLNTLEGGCTAPIGGNAYIKDDEIHFHGVLLSKDGTKKVEVKRSKPLGEHHDLAVWAANYIIDRGGKRLMDQLKNEDKEVNIYSTKSFTEDQRLLFNEKVTAESNDFIKISLNRIHPRFVKNKIENVVITSKNAVEALLTSFSPIELQFKNIYCVGRRTKKLIEKRIGKVKQSEKNAKKLANYLVEYMEGTEVTYFCSNLRLDDLPSILENNNIKVNEIEAYQTKYDSLKIPESVEGVMFYSPSTVQSYKKENVANGIAFCIGETTAKEASKHFKDVRIAKVPTVESVIELVNDYFLQKQES
- the hemE gene encoding uroporphyrinogen decarboxylase — translated: MIKNDLFLRALKGETVERPPVWMMRQAGRYLPEFMEIKAKYDFFTRCQTPELASEITVQPIRRYGMDAAILFSDILVIPQAMNIEVQMKPNFGPYLPNPIRTQQDVDNVIVPDVTEALDYVYQAIKATKEKLNDEIPLIGFAGSPWTILCYCVQGQGSKNFDKAKKFCFTNPVAAHQMLQKITDTTIAYLKEKVKAGCNAVQVFDSWGGMLSPEDYQEFSWKYIQQIIDALKDDAPVIAFGKGCWFALDVMAKSGASALGVDWTCSPKNARYLTGGNITLQGNFDPTRLYSSPEKIKTMVTDMINQFGKDKYIVNLGHGILPDIPLENAKAFIDAVKNYKA
- a CDS encoding EI24 domain-containing protein; translation: MIKNILQGLQGYTGAFGLISKLKLWKYFFVPIIISFVTALVIGVSAYGLSDNIGNFIAKVWFWDWGKETFTTISSFIGGFVVVALGLILYKHIIMALSAPFMSPVSEKIEAHLTGIQQHQHRNTSFSEQLSRGIKINLRNLTRELLLTLPILLISFIPVIGIISSILLFLTQAYYAGFGNMDYTLERHFKYNESISFVRRYRGIAIGNGIVFMLLLLIPIFGIILVLPLSVTAASLKTVQVINAEKLSH
- a CDS encoding GNAT family N-acetyltransferase, giving the protein MNLRFDNFEINPIHNGDAWKLCDFIVANQDRLKRYFPKTLAQNLTPTLSQLFVDKKVKQFYNKEEFLFTIKQSESRELAGIIYIKELNWNTKQGEYAYCIGYPFEGKNITSKAVKCLSEFAFTQLQLNTLQIIVHKDNIGSVKVAKNTNFKWIKTLKNEFTPNGEKPLDMELYELHNET
- the hemF gene encoding oxygen-dependent coproporphyrinogen oxidase; the encoded protein is MKHKFYQYIQDLQNTITAGLEAIDGKAKFEEDIWVRSEGGGGRTRVIQNGNVFEKGGVNISGVHGKLPDSMQKYFGVEDADFFACGLSLVIHPKSPMVPTVHANWRYFEMYDQDGNIVDQWFGGGQDLTPYYLFEEDASHFHQVCKTACDKHNPEFYPKYKARCDEYFHNTHRNEARGIGGLFFDYCKATEEMSMENWYDFVTEVGDSFLEAYLPIVEKRKDLPYTKAQRDWQEIRRGRYVEFNLVHDKGTLFGLKTNGRIESILMSLPPHVQWVYDHNPEDGSDEAKLLDVLKNPKNWV
- a CDS encoding YchJ family protein, coding for MDCYCGSQKSYKECCEIFHKNGGKTETAEQLMRSRYSAFVLANGDYLMQTHHKSTRPTKDKKNIEKWAKSVQWIKLEVLESTVDTVKFNAFFFENGKPDVIHENSKFVKENNHWYYLGFAK
- the hemB gene encoding porphobilinogen synthase; protein product: MYPLRRNRRLRTNEAIRSLVRETIISPNDFLVPLFVVEGKGVKEEIASMPNYYRYSLDLLENEVKELWKLGLKSVLLFVKVPDNLKDNKGTEALNPDGLMQRAIKTVKNACPNMLVMTDVALDPFSSYGHDGIVDNGQIINDDTAEVLAEMSVSHAEAGADFVAPSDMMDGRILTIREALEDEGFINTGIMSYSAKYASAFYGPFRDALDSAPVDMVDVPKDKKTYQMDYANRFEAIRETEMDIDEGADIVMVKPGLCYLDIVREIKNEVDVPVAVYQVSGEYAMLKAAAEKGWLDHDAVMLEQVTAIKRAGADIIASYFAKDVVKIINHS
- a CDS encoding CNNM domain-containing protein codes for the protein MGLLLFYAFVSIFFSFLCSILEAVLLSITPTFINVKKQEGKLYAEDLEALKKDVDRPLIAILTLNTIAHTVGAILVGVQAKAAYAELFGSEIKSFLGIKFTEDVMVGVVSSIMTVLILVASEIIPKTIGATYWKKLANFTTKALHILIFPLKWTGILWILQLTTKLIGGKGHHGSVLSREDFHAMTDMAHEEGVFQENESKIIKNLLTFKDVMAKDVMTPRTVMKTESDATSVEDFFNKNLNLRFSRIPIYTDAEDNIKGLVLKDEIFKEMALGNGTKKLADLRRDIIIVERNLPIPTLFEKLVETRNHMALVVDEYGSVSGLVTMEDVIETLLGLEIMDESDNVSDLQHLARKSWEARAKKLGIIENEN
- a CDS encoding methylated-DNA--[protein]-cysteine S-methyltransferase, which encodes METCYINSPLGVTKIEGDVDGIMSISVLNNNELAETNEGETDSLSFPRKWESQEKLTDIIPEVLQDCVYQLNEYFEGKRQTFSLKLNPQGTDFQQKVWDALQTIPFGTTTTYLKLSQQLGDVKAIRAVANANGKNPLWIVIPCHRVIGSDGSLTGYAGGLHRKQWLLEHESPYKQQTLF